From Slackia heliotrinireducens DSM 20476:
TCGGGATGTTCCCACAACAGGTGCAAGTTCTGCACCTTCTACAAGGACGCGCGGTTCGCTGTGTCGCCGTGGGAAGAAATCGAGGCCGACCTCGACGAGCTTGCCGCCTCGCCATGGCGCTACTACGACCGCATCTGGCTGCAGGGCGCCGATTCGTTCGTGCTTCCGTATGATCGGCTCATGCGTGTCGCGGAAACGATTTACGAGAAACTGCCCTGGGTGAAAAGCATCGGCGCATTCGCGCGTGTCACGAACTTCCGCAACAAAACCGAGGAACAGCTCCGCAATCTCGCGGCGGCGGGGTACTCCAGGCTCACCGTGGGTGTGGAAACGGGCGACGACCAGCTGCTCACGCGCATGAACAAGGGCTACGTTTCCGACGAGGTGCTCGAGCAGATGTCGAAGGTTGACGCGGCCGGGCTCACGTGGGTTGGGCAGTTCGTGAACGGGTTGGGCGGGCACGGCTACGGCAGCCGCAGCGCCGAGGAGACCGCGCGCGTTTACAACCAGCTGCACCCCATGATGATTTACACCGCGTCGCTCACGCTGTTCGAGGACACGCCGCTGTACGCCGACGTGCAGGCGGGGAGCTTCGTCGAAGCGAACGAGCGCGAGCGCCTGCGCGAACTGAAGGCGCTTATTTCGCGGCTGGAATGCGACACCGTGTTCAAGTGCGAGCACGTGTCGATGCCCGTGAAGATTGCGGGGCGCGTGCCGCGCGACCGTGACGCCATGCTGTCCGCACTGGACGAGGCGATTGAAGAGTCCTACGACGGCCGGTTCGAACGGTATCGGGCAAGCATCGCGAACCTATAGGGGACAACATGCGCCCTCTTTTCCGGATGGGCGGATGGTCAAACGATAGGAAGGAACAACATGGAAAGCATCTCTTTGGCCAAGGCCTCGCAGCTCACGTCGCCGAATCCGCTGACGCTTGTGTGCACGCAGCGGCCCGACGGCAAGACCAACGTGGCCACCGTTTCCTGGTGGACGTACCTGAGCTTCAACCCCAACATGGTGGCGTTCGCCATGGCGAAGACCTCCTACAGCGGAGAGAGGGTTCGCGAAGCGGGTGTGGTCGCGCTCGCCATGCCCGGCACCGAGCTGGCCGACGTCGTCATGGGCTGCGGCAGCAGGACCGGTCGCAAGACGGACAAGGTGGAAGAGTTCGGCATCGCCATGCAGGCGCTTCCCGAAGTGCCCGTCGAGGTGCCCCAGGGTTCCTATCTTGTCGTGAGCTGCAAGCTCAAGGAGTTCGTCGAGGTGGGAGACCACTATCTCTACATTTGCGATGTCGACGAGGTGCTCGGCGACGGGGATGTTAGCGCTGCATTCGCATGGGGCGGCTACTCGCGCATTGCCGGCGCGACGATTGCGGAATAAGGAATGCGAAGCGTCCGGGGGTTTCGTGCAAACGCCTGGATTCGACCGACGCCAATGATTGTGCGCCAGCTGGAATGTGTCCCCGCTGGCGCATTTTTGTGTCAAAAGGAAACGTCCCTACTGACTCAGGCGGGGGCGTCGTCGGGATCGGGCGGGGTGCCGGCGTCGACCCAGACCTCGTCGCCGTAGGTGGTGGCCACTTCGCGTTCTTTTTCACGCAGAGCCTCCTGGAACCCCTTCAAAGGGTTGAAGGGGATGAAAATTTTCGCCCGCTCAGCTGGAGTCATGCGATGCAATGGTCGGCCCGACCCGTCGTACAGGGGCATGTTGTCGTATTTGCTACTCACCGGATTTATGCCCTCCGATCTGGCGGTTCCGCTCGCGTTGCGTCGCCTTGGGAAGCAAGTCGGTGCCGCGCAGCAGGGCGTTCTTCCCGAACCTCTCCTTCACACCCAGGATGGTCTCTTGACGGTTGCGCTCCTCGGCCAGCTGTTCCTCGTTGGCGAACAAGCTCATCTGCCCCCGCTCCGAATCGGTGACGTTGTTGCAGTTCACGACCAGGCCGCGGATGCGACACGACCGGTCGGTCACGTTGTCGAACACGTCCAGGATCCGTGGCAGGATGATTTCCCGCGAGTTGCTGGGGTAGGGCAGCCGCGCCGTGCCGCCGGAAGTGTAGATGTTGCCGTCCTCGTCCTTCTCGTAGCGCATGTTGACGGTGACCGACGCCGCCTGCTGCGACTTCGCCACCATTTCCAGACACACCTGGTCGGTCATCTCCTTCACGATCATCCGCGCCTCGCTGTACGTGTATCCGCAGGCCAGAACCTGGGCGTTGGTGATCGAATGGGTCTGGTTGCGGTACGCCTTGATGTCGGCGATGGTCACGGGCTCGATGCCCCACGCGTGGTCGATCAGGATTTCCGCGTCGATGCCGAACTGCTTGAACAGCTTTTCGGGGTAGGGGTAAAGCGCCAGCTGCCCCATGGTTTCGATGCCGAGCTCCTTCAGCCGTCGCGCCGTGCCGTGGCCGATTCGCCAGAAATCCGTTATGGGTTTGTGGTCCCAGAGCATGGCTTTGAAGGACTCTTCGTCCAGCTCGCCGAAGAAATCCGGGCTGTGCTTCGCCGTGATATCCAGCGCCACCTTCGCCAAAAACAGGTTGGGCCCCATGCCACAGGTGGCGGGGATGCCCGTGGATTCCAGGATATCGCGGCGGATGCGTTCGCCCAGTTCACGCGTGGTGCAGCCATACAGCGGCAGATAGTTGGTCACGTCCATGAACGACTCGTCGATCGAGTAGACGTGGATGTCTTCCTTCGCGATGTACTTCAGGATGATGCCGTAGATTTCCGCGGAGTGCTTGATGTAGTGCTGCATGCGCGGTGGCGCCATGATGTAATCAATACTCTTCGGTATTTCGAACACGCGGCAGCGGTTGCGCACGCCCTTGGCCTTAAGCGATGGCGAAACGGCCAAGGTGATGGTTTTCTCCGTGCGCTCGGGGTCGGCCACCACCAGATCGGTTGTGAGCGGGTCCAGCCCGCGTTCGACGCATTCGACGGAGGCGTAGAACGACTTCAGGTCGATGCAAAGGTATTGCCGATTGTCGCTCATTTCGCCTCCTTTCCGTACATGCGTTCGCTATTGTAGCACAAGCGCGGCAGTTTTCGGGGCGCATCGGCGCTTCGGGTGTATGATTGTGCGATCACATGACGAAGGAAGGTGCCTTATGAACATTTGCGTTTTCTGCGGCTCGAATCCGGCCATCGGGGAGCCGTACGTGACGGCCGCCCGCGAGGTGGGGCAAGCCATCGGCCAGGGCGGGCATACGCTGGTGTTCGGCGGCTTCGAGATGGGGCTCATGGGCGAAGTGGCGCGCGCCGCCAAGGCCGCAGGAGCGCGTGTCATCGGCGTGGTGCCTAAGACCCTGGTAGGCGCGCCGCACCGCGTGATTTTCGACGCCGACGAGCTTATTCAGACGGTTGACCTGGCGCAACGCAAGCGCGTGATGGAAGATGCCGCCGACGGGTTCATCAGTCTGGCCGGAGCCTACGGCACGCTGGACGAGCTGTACGAGGTGCTGGCCATGCGCAAGGCCGCCCAGGGGTCGCCTGCACCCGTGGCCCTGGTGAACACCGACGGGTTCTACGACCCGCTGGCCGCTATGCACGCCGTCATGCTCGAGCGCGGGTTCATGTCCCAGGATGATTTCGACTACGCCAGGTTCGTTCCCGATGGCGCTGCCGCCGTGCGCGCTTTGGAGCGGGCCTAGCTCTGTGTCGCGCACTCCTTGGGGCGGGTTTGGCTTGCCGCCGCGCCCCGGGACGTGTCCCCACTGGCGCAAAAATGAGCCAATCGGAAGCGTCCCTAGTGACTCACTCCCGCGGCAATATGGCAGTTTGGTGCTGGTTGTTCGCAGAGGCTCTGGGTTCCGCTATACTAGCAACGCAATTCCGCAAGTGCCTTGAATGGGCTGGGGCGGCGCCAAGTTCTGAACCTGGTCAGGTCCGGGAGGAAGCAGCCATAAGGAACCGCTGACGAGCGCCCCTGCCTATTTAGGGCACTTCGTGTATCCGCTTGCGGCGGCCCGGCCGTCCGCGTACCGTTCGGAAAGGCTCCCGTGGACATCGTCAATTTCTTCGTCTCGCTGCTGAAGGATCCTCGCTCGGCCATCGCGGGCTGGATCGTCGCCTTGGGCCCTGTTTGGGTGTACACCCCGCTGTTCCTCATCGTGTTCGTCGAGACCGGCCTGGTCTTCTTCCCGTTTTTGCCGGGCGACTCGCTGCTGTTCGCGGCGGGCGTGTTCTCCGCTCCCGGCGGCGGC
This genomic window contains:
- a CDS encoding TIGR00730 family Rossman fold protein — protein: MNICVFCGSNPAIGEPYVTAAREVGQAIGQGGHTLVFGGFEMGLMGEVARAAKAAGARVIGVVPKTLVGAPHRVIFDADELIQTVDLAQRKRVMEDAADGFISLAGAYGTLDELYEVLAMRKAAQGSPAPVALVNTDGFYDPLAAMHAVMLERGFMSQDDFDYARFVPDGAAAVRALERA
- a CDS encoding radical SAM protein, producing MHFASGVVRPPFEAACGFLQITSGCSHNRCKFCTFYKDARFAVSPWEEIEADLDELAASPWRYYDRIWLQGADSFVLPYDRLMRVAETIYEKLPWVKSIGAFARVTNFRNKTEEQLRNLAAAGYSRLTVGVETGDDQLLTRMNKGYVSDEVLEQMSKVDAAGLTWVGQFVNGLGGHGYGSRSAEETARVYNQLHPMMIYTASLTLFEDTPLYADVQAGSFVEANERERLRELKALISRLECDTVFKCEHVSMPVKIAGRVPRDRDAMLSALDEAIEESYDGRFERYRASIANL
- a CDS encoding DNA repair protein, which codes for MSDNRQYLCIDLKSFYASVECVERGLDPLTTDLVVADPERTEKTITLAVSPSLKAKGVRNRCRVFEIPKSIDYIMAPPRMQHYIKHSAEIYGIILKYIAKEDIHVYSIDESFMDVTNYLPLYGCTTRELGERIRRDILESTGIPATCGMGPNLFLAKVALDITAKHSPDFFGELDEESFKAMLWDHKPITDFWRIGHGTARRLKELGIETMGQLALYPYPEKLFKQFGIDAEILIDHAWGIEPVTIADIKAYRNQTHSITNAQVLACGYTYSEARMIVKEMTDQVCLEMVAKSQQAASVTVNMRYEKDEDGNIYTSGGTARLPYPSNSREIILPRILDVFDNVTDRSCRIRGLVVNCNNVTDSERGQMSLFANEEQLAEERNRQETILGVKERFGKNALLRGTDLLPKATQRERNRQIGGHKSGE
- a CDS encoding flavin reductase family protein; this encodes MESISLAKASQLTSPNPLTLVCTQRPDGKTNVATVSWWTYLSFNPNMVAFAMAKTSYSGERVREAGVVALAMPGTELADVVMGCGSRTGRKTDKVEEFGIAMQALPEVPVEVPQGSYLVVSCKLKEFVEVGDHYLYICDVDEVLGDGDVSAAFAWGGYSRIAGATIAE